A genomic stretch from Physeter macrocephalus isolate SW-GA unplaced genomic scaffold, ASM283717v5 random_4, whole genome shotgun sequence includes:
- the PLVAP gene encoding plasmalemma vesicle-associated protein: protein MGLAMEHGGSYSRAGGSPRGCWYYLRYFFLFVSLIQFLIILGLVLFMVYGNAHVSTESNLQATERRADGLYGQVVGLTASQANLSKELNLTSRAKDAIMQMLLNARRDLDRINASFRQCQADRVIYMNNQRYMAAIILSEKQCQEQLKETNKSCDALALTLNQKAKTLEVELAKEKVVCTKDKDSLGLGKRVMEEQLAKCSKAQEQQQQERQLAEDRLQKVQALCLPLDKDKFEMELRNLWRDSIIPRSLDSLGYNMFHPIGSELASIRRTCDHMPTLMSSKVEELARSLRAGIERVTRENSDLQRQKLEAEQGLRASQEAKEKVEKEAQAREAKLQAECARQTQLALEEKAVLRKERDNLAKELEEKKREAEQLKMQLAVSNSALDTCIKAKSQPIPVPRPAGPAPNPPPIDPAGLEEFKRRILESQRPPASSVLASASG, encoded by the exons ATGGGCTTGGCAATGGAGCACGGGGGGTCCTATTCACGGGCAGGGGGCAGCCCGAGGGGCTGCTGGTACTATCTGcgctattttttcctctttgtctcgCTCATCCAATTCCTCATCATCCTGGGCCTTGTCCTCTTTATGGTCTACGGCAACGCGCACGTGAGTACCGAATCCAATCTGCAAGCCACCGAGCGCCGGGCTGACGGCCTCTACGGCCAGGTGGTGGGGCTCACAGCCTCCCAGGCCAACCTGTCCAAGGAGCTCAACCTCACCTCCCGTGCCAAGGATGCCATCATGCAGATGCTGCTAAACGCGCGCCGCGACCTGGACCGAATCAACGCCAGCTTCCGCCAGTGTCAGGCCGACCGG GTGATCTACATGAACAACCAGCGATACATGGCTGCCATCATCTTGAGCGAGAAACAATGCCAAGAACAACTCAAGGAAACTAACAAGAGCTGCGATG CTTTGGCCCTCACACTGAACCAGAAAGCCAAGACACTGGAGGTGGAGCTGGCAAAGGAGAAGGTGGTATGTACCAAAGACAAGGACAGTCTGGGGTTGGGCAAGCGAGTGATGGAGGAACAGCTGGCCAAGTGCAGCAAAGCCCAGGAGCAGCAACAGCAGGAGAGACAGCTGGCTGAGGACCGTCTGCAGAAGGTGCAGGCCCTCTGCCTCCCGCTGGACAAGGACAAGTTTGAGATGGAGCTGCGCAACCTCTGGAGGGACTCCATCATCCCGCGCTCCCTTGACAGCCTGGGCTACAATATGTTCCATCCCATTGGCTCAGAACTGGCCTCCATCCGGAGAACCTGCGACCACATGCCCACCCTCATGAGCTCCAAGGTGGAGGAGCTGGCCCGGAGCTTGCGGGCTGGCATCGAGCGTGTGACCCGTGAGAACTCGGACCTCCAGCGCCAGAAGCTGGAGGCCGAACAGGGTCTGCGCGCCAGTCAGGAGGCCAAGGAGAAGGTGGAGAAGGAGGCCCAGGCCCGGGAGGCCAAGCTCCAGGCTGAATGTGCCCGGCAGACCCAGCTGGCCCTGGAGGAGAAAGCAGTGCTGCGGAAGGAGCGTGACAACCTGGCCAAGGAGCTGGAGGAGAAGAAGCGGGAGGCTGAGCAGCTCAAGATGCAGCTGGCTGTCAGCAACTCGGCCCTGGACACCTGCATCAAGGCGAAG TCGCAGCCAATACCAGTGCCAAGACCTGCAGGCCCTGCCCCCAATCCCCCGCCCATTG ACCCAGCTGGCCTAGAGGAATTCAAGAGGAGGATCCTAGAGTCCCAGCGACCCCCTGCCAGCAGTGTCTTAGCATCAGCCAG tgGCTGA